In Streptomyces seoulensis, the following are encoded in one genomic region:
- a CDS encoding ATP-binding SpoIIE family protein phosphatase → MDRGSERDASPGRGAEHPAAGRIPLAVVIVDHAGLVSHWSSGAGRMFGAGRDAAVGQPVADLLPVSGALPDDLPDGTSDDGDGSDLETSLGVHTGYPTAGRARLTPAGRGDDERIDVLWWAYPLVGPGPSRLLVLAADATRLREERGHPDESTERIAPGFARHTELPTAADLERRLPEILPNMGPGLSARIVSQVLELGYPVMEFSQYERVPVTPYWGVPRRPGRSDSVVPHPRSEPLIPADALADLEYAAVRERLEFLNEVSSAIGTSLDLGETIREVTSAAVPRFADFAGTHLRSAVLAGEGFPDGPPDASTLMHRVWVEHNDEPGRWDDTVPVGEAFAFPEHTPFYQCMVTGEPVLIPRISDELGNRISGEFEKRDLRPLINGRSLLIVPLKARNVVLGFMVLLRRADRLPFDGMDRTTGAELAARAGLVLDNARMYTYQENVAETLQDSMLPQVTPRMAGCDVATRYLPGTLLGRIGGDWFDTVKLPGSRTALVVGDVMGHGLNSAAMMGQLRTAVQTMAALETPPAQLLRNLDDLARRLGENYLATCLYAVYDPIRGELQIANAGHIPPVLVRAADGGSELLELPTGAPVGVGGVPFEAITVRVAPGDRLVLCTDGLVEVRGSDIGEGLAALCESAAHPAASMDAACDTIIRALNTRGGRKDDVALLMARLNGIPDEHVAQWQLESAPREVSRARRLVHERLLEWGLPEAVDTALLLVSEVVTNAVRHGGHGPVGLRVVRAGDLLFEVTDEEPELPDMRTAGPDDEAGRGLGVVSRLAKEWGATTSGRRKTVWFEQALIP, encoded by the coding sequence ATGGACCGTGGCAGCGAGCGGGACGCGTCTCCCGGCCGCGGTGCGGAGCACCCCGCGGCGGGCCGGATTCCGCTGGCCGTGGTGATCGTCGACCACGCGGGCCTGGTGTCCCACTGGAGCAGCGGCGCCGGGCGGATGTTCGGCGCCGGCCGGGACGCGGCCGTCGGACAGCCCGTCGCGGACCTGTTGCCCGTCTCCGGCGCCCTGCCGGACGACCTCCCGGACGGCACGTCCGACGACGGGGACGGTTCCGACCTGGAGACCTCCCTCGGCGTCCACACCGGCTACCCCACCGCGGGCCGCGCCCGGCTCACCCCGGCCGGACGCGGGGACGACGAGCGGATCGACGTGCTGTGGTGGGCCTACCCGCTGGTCGGGCCGGGCCCCTCCCGGCTGCTGGTGCTCGCCGCCGACGCCACCCGGCTGCGCGAGGAGCGCGGCCACCCGGACGAGAGCACCGAGCGCATCGCGCCCGGCTTCGCCCGCCACACCGAACTGCCCACCGCCGCCGACCTGGAGCGCAGGCTCCCCGAGATCCTGCCCAACATGGGCCCGGGACTCAGCGCCCGCATCGTCTCCCAGGTCCTTGAACTCGGCTACCCGGTAATGGAGTTCAGTCAGTACGAGCGGGTCCCCGTCACCCCGTACTGGGGGGTGCCCCGGCGCCCCGGCCGCTCCGACAGCGTTGTCCCGCACCCCCGCAGCGAGCCCCTGATCCCGGCCGACGCCCTGGCCGACCTGGAGTACGCGGCCGTACGCGAGCGGCTGGAGTTCCTCAACGAGGTCAGCTCCGCCATCGGCACCTCCCTCGACCTCGGGGAGACCATCCGCGAGGTCACCAGCGCGGCCGTACCCCGGTTCGCGGACTTCGCCGGCACCCACCTGCGCTCCGCCGTCCTCGCGGGCGAGGGCTTCCCCGACGGGCCGCCCGACGCCAGCACCCTGATGCACCGGGTCTGGGTCGAGCACAACGACGAACCCGGCCGCTGGGACGACACCGTGCCGGTCGGCGAGGCGTTCGCCTTCCCCGAGCACACGCCGTTCTACCAGTGCATGGTCACCGGCGAACCGGTGCTCATCCCCAGGATCAGCGACGAACTGGGCAACCGGATCTCCGGCGAGTTCGAGAAGCGGGACCTCAGGCCGCTGATCAACGGCCGCTCCCTGCTGATCGTCCCGCTCAAGGCCCGCAATGTCGTCCTCGGCTTCATGGTGTTGCTGCGCCGCGCCGACCGGCTGCCCTTCGACGGCATGGACCGCACCACCGGCGCCGAACTCGCCGCCCGCGCCGGGCTGGTGCTCGACAACGCGCGCATGTACACGTACCAGGAGAACGTCGCCGAGACCCTCCAGGACAGCATGCTGCCGCAGGTCACCCCGCGCATGGCCGGATGCGACGTGGCGACCCGCTATCTCCCCGGCACCCTGCTCGGCCGGATCGGCGGCGACTGGTTCGACACCGTCAAACTGCCCGGCTCGCGCACCGCGCTGGTCGTCGGCGACGTGATGGGTCATGGGCTCAACTCGGCAGCGATGATGGGCCAGTTGCGCACCGCCGTCCAGACCATGGCCGCGCTGGAGACCCCGCCCGCCCAACTGTTGCGCAACCTGGACGACTTGGCCCGCAGGCTCGGCGAGAACTACCTCGCCACCTGTCTCTACGCCGTCTACGACCCGATCCGGGGCGAGTTGCAGATCGCCAACGCCGGGCACATCCCGCCCGTACTGGTCCGCGCGGCGGACGGCGGCAGCGAACTGCTCGAACTGCCCACCGGCGCGCCCGTCGGGGTCGGCGGAGTGCCCTTCGAGGCCATCACGGTACGGGTCGCGCCCGGCGACCGGCTCGTTCTGTGCACGGACGGCCTGGTCGAGGTGCGCGGCTCCGACATCGGGGAGGGGCTGGCCGCGCTCTGCGAGTCCGCCGCGCACCCGGCCGCCTCCATGGACGCCGCCTGCGACACCATCATCCGCGCCCTCAACACGCGGGGCGGCCGCAAGGACGACGTGGCCCTGCTGATGGCCCGGCTCAACGGCATCCCCGACGAGCACGTGGCCCAGTGGCAGCTGGAGTCCGCCCCGCGCGAGGTCTCCCGCGCCCGGCGCCTGGTCCACGAGCGCCTGCTGGAGTGGGGGCTGCCCGAGGCGGTGGACACCGCGCTGCTGCTGGTCAGCGAGGTCGTCACCAACGCGGTACGGCACGGCGGCCACGGCCCCGTCGGGCTGCGCGTGGTCCGCGCCGGTGATCTGCTGTTCGAGGTCACGGACGAGGAACCGGAGCTGCCGGACATGCGCACCGCCGGGCCGGACGACGAGGCGGGCCGGGGCCTTGGCGTGGTCAGCCGGCTGGCGAAGGAGTGGGGCGCCACCACGAGCGGGCGCCGCAAGACGGTGTGGTTCGAGCAGGCGCTGATCCCGTAA
- a CDS encoding LpqB family beta-propeller domain-containing protein, whose amino-acid sequence MGEEMHVLPYGSWPSPIDPALAAAHDGHPEWVGFVGDEVWWTEPRPAEGGRRALVRRTAAGAEEPVLPPPWNVRNRVHEYGGRPWTAAPGTDRPLVVFTHFADQRLYRYEPGGDPVPLTPLSQVGGGLRWAEPELDTERGEVRCVLEEFTGEGSGDVRRVLAAVPLDGSAAEDRSAVRELSEERHRFVTGARVSPDGTRAAWLAWDHPRMPWDGTELLVAEIGEDGRFREARTVAGGEDEAIAQVEWAPDGRLLYASDRGGWWNLYRDGVPLCPRQEEFGGPLWKPGLRWFVPLADGLLAVLHGRGSAVLGILDPETGEIADAAGPWTEFDSSLAAHGSRVAAIGASPRTGYEVIELDTGTGRARTVGAHHRDPVDPAYYPEPEVRTFTGPGGREVHAHVYPPRHPEVTGPEGELPPYVIWAHGGPTSRVPLVLDMAIAAFTSRGIGVAEVNYGGSTGYGREYRERLRHQWGVVDVEDCATVALALAEEGTADRDRLAIRGGSAGGWTTAASLTGTDVYACGTISYPILDLTTWGPGRTHDFESRYLESLVGPVAEVPDRYTERSPTHRADRLSAPFLLLQGLDDVICAPEQCEHFLESVAGRGVPHAYLTFAGEGHGFRRADTMVRATQAELSLYAQVFGFDLPGVPKLELGT is encoded by the coding sequence ATGGGGGAAGAGATGCACGTCCTGCCGTACGGCTCCTGGCCGTCGCCCATCGACCCGGCGCTCGCCGCCGCGCACGACGGACACCCCGAGTGGGTGGGGTTCGTCGGGGACGAGGTCTGGTGGACCGAGCCCCGGCCCGCCGAGGGCGGCCGCCGCGCCCTGGTGCGCCGCACGGCCGCCGGCGCCGAGGAGCCGGTGCTGCCGCCGCCGTGGAACGTGCGCAACCGCGTCCACGAGTACGGCGGCCGCCCCTGGACCGCGGCCCCCGGCACCGACCGCCCCCTGGTCGTCTTCACCCACTTCGCCGACCAGCGGCTCTACCGCTACGAGCCCGGCGGCGACCCGGTCCCGCTCACCCCGCTGTCCCAGGTGGGCGGCGGACTGCGCTGGGCCGAGCCGGAGTTGGACACAGAGCGCGGCGAAGTCCGCTGCGTGCTGGAGGAGTTCACCGGCGAGGGCAGCGGTGACGTACGGCGGGTGCTGGCCGCCGTACCGCTGGACGGGTCGGCCGCCGAGGACCGGTCGGCCGTACGCGAACTCAGCGAGGAACGGCACCGGTTCGTCACCGGCGCCCGCGTCTCCCCGGACGGGACCCGGGCCGCCTGGCTCGCCTGGGACCATCCGCGCATGCCCTGGGACGGCACCGAGCTGCTCGTCGCGGAGATCGGCGAGGACGGCCGGTTCCGGGAGGCGCGCACCGTCGCCGGGGGCGAGGACGAGGCGATCGCGCAGGTGGAGTGGGCGCCGGACGGGCGGCTGCTGTACGCGAGCGACCGGGGCGGCTGGTGGAACCTGTACCGGGACGGCGTCCCGCTGTGCCCGCGCCAGGAGGAGTTCGGCGGGCCGCTGTGGAAGCCCGGCCTGCGCTGGTTCGTACCCTTGGCCGACGGGCTGCTCGCGGTGCTGCACGGGCGCGGCTCGGCCGTGCTCGGGATACTCGACCCGGAGACCGGTGAGATCGCCGACGCGGCCGGTCCCTGGACCGAGTTCGACTCCTCCCTCGCCGCCCACGGCAGCCGGGTCGCGGCCATCGGCGCGAGTCCGCGCACCGGTTACGAGGTGATCGAGCTGGACACCGGCACCGGCCGCGCCCGCACGGTCGGCGCCCACCACCGGGACCCCGTCGACCCCGCGTACTACCCCGAGCCCGAGGTCCGCACCTTCACCGGACCCGGCGGCCGCGAGGTGCACGCGCACGTCTATCCGCCCCGGCACCCCGAAGTCACCGGACCCGAGGGTGAGTTGCCACCGTATGTGATCTGGGCGCACGGCGGCCCGACCAGCCGGGTCCCGCTGGTGCTGGACATGGCCATCGCCGCCTTCACCTCGCGCGGCATCGGCGTCGCCGAGGTCAACTACGGCGGCTCCACCGGGTACGGGCGTGAGTACCGGGAGCGGCTGCGGCACCAGTGGGGCGTGGTCGACGTGGAGGACTGCGCGACGGTCGCCCTCGCGCTGGCCGAGGAGGGCACGGCCGACCGGGACCGGCTGGCGATCCGGGGCGGCAGCGCGGGCGGCTGGACCACCGCGGCCTCCCTGACCGGCACCGACGTCTACGCCTGCGGCACGATCAGCTATCCCATTCTCGACCTCACCACCTGGGGCCCCGGCCGCACCCACGACTTCGAGTCCCGCTACCTGGAGTCCCTGGTCGGTCCCGTGGCCGAGGTCCCCGACCGCTACACCGAACGCTCGCCCACCCACCGTGCCGACCGGCTCTCCGCCCCCTTCCTGCTCCTCCAGGGGCTGGACGACGTGATCTGCGCCCCCGAGCAGTGCGAGCACTTCCTCGAGAGCGTCGCGGGCCGGGGTGTCCCGCACGCCTACCTGACCTTCGCCGGAGAAGGCCACGGCTTCCGCCGCGCCGACACCATGGTCCGCGCGACGCAGGCCGAACTGTCCCTGTACGCCCAGGTGTTCGGCTTCGACCTGCCCGGCGTCCCGAAACTGGAGCTCGGCACGTGA
- a CDS encoding VOC family protein, giving the protein MEILGATLRICVDDLETAVPFYERLAGGTALRFERGGVEVAAIGSFLLMSGPEAELEVLRKVTATIAVKDVEEAHRLLADLGAQIIAGPVPTPVGRNLLVMHPDGTIFEYADQSGA; this is encoded by the coding sequence ATGGAGATTCTTGGCGCCACACTGCGCATCTGTGTCGACGACCTCGAGACCGCGGTCCCGTTCTACGAGCGGCTGGCGGGCGGCACCGCCCTGCGTTTCGAGCGCGGCGGGGTGGAAGTGGCCGCGATCGGGTCGTTCCTGCTGATGAGCGGGCCGGAGGCGGAGCTGGAGGTGCTGCGCAAGGTGACGGCCACGATCGCCGTGAAGGACGTCGAGGAGGCGCACCGGCTGCTCGCGGACCTGGGCGCGCAGATCATCGCAGGTCCGGTGCCGACGCCGGTGGGCCGGAACCTGCTGGTGATGCACCCGGACGGCACGATCTTCGAGTACGCCGACCAGTCGGGGGCCTGA
- a CDS encoding S66 peptidase family protein — translation MKQLERPTRLAPGARVAVVAPSGPVPGERLRAGLDVLRGWGLEPVAAPHVLDRHSQFGYLAGTDADRAEDLQRAWCDPKIDAVLCARGGYGAQRMAELLDWEAMRAAGPKVFVGFSDITALHEAFATRLDLVTLHGPMAAGVDFLGSERARDHLHATLFTPEKIQRIATDGKPLVPGRARGTTLGGCLSLLAAELGTPHARPSAAGGLLCLEDVGEETYRLDRYLTQLLRAGWLDGVRGVLLGSWQDCDPYDSLRPMLADRLAPLGVPVLEGAGFGHCPDALTIPFGLPAELDADAGTLTLEEPALR, via the coding sequence GTGAAGCAACTTGAGCGTCCCACCCGTCTCGCCCCCGGCGCCCGCGTGGCCGTGGTGGCGCCCAGCGGGCCGGTACCCGGGGAACGGCTGCGCGCCGGTCTCGACGTGCTGCGCGGCTGGGGCCTCGAACCGGTCGCCGCACCCCATGTGCTCGACCGGCACAGCCAGTTCGGCTACCTCGCGGGAACCGACGCCGACCGCGCCGAGGACCTTCAGCGGGCCTGGTGCGACCCCAAAATCGACGCGGTGCTCTGCGCGCGCGGCGGCTACGGCGCCCAGCGGATGGCCGAGTTGCTCGACTGGGAGGCGATGCGCGCGGCCGGCCCGAAGGTGTTCGTCGGCTTCAGCGACATCACCGCCCTGCACGAGGCGTTCGCCACCCGTCTGGACCTCGTCACCCTGCACGGCCCGATGGCCGCCGGGGTCGACTTCCTCGGCAGCGAGCGCGCCCGCGACCACCTGCACGCGACCCTCTTCACCCCGGAGAAGATCCAGCGGATCGCCACCGACGGCAAGCCCCTCGTCCCCGGCCGCGCCCGGGGCACCACCCTCGGCGGCTGCCTCTCCCTCCTCGCGGCGGAACTCGGCACCCCGCACGCCCGCCCCTCCGCCGCGGGCGGCCTGCTCTGCCTGGAGGACGTGGGGGAGGAGACGTACCGGCTGGACCGCTACCTCACCCAGCTGCTGCGCGCCGGCTGGCTGGACGGCGTCCGTGGCGTGCTCCTCGGCTCCTGGCAGGACTGCGACCCCTACGACTCCCTCCGCCCGATGCTCGCCGACCGGCTGGCCCCGCTGGGCGTCCCGGTCCTGGAGGGCGCCGGGTTCGGGCACTGCCCGGACGCCCTGACGATCCCCTTCGGCCTTCCGGCCGAACTGGACGCGGACGCGGGCACGTTGACACTGGAGGAGCCCGCGCTGCGGTGA
- a CDS encoding M55 family metallopeptidase — protein sequence MKILISADMEGATGVTWPADVLPGTPQWERCRGMFTSDVNAAAQGFFDGGADQVLVNEAHWTMRNLLLENLDERVEMLTGRHKALSMVEGVQHGDVDGVAFLGYHTGAGMEGVLAHTYLANQITGVWLNDERASEGLLNARVVAEYGVPVVLVTGDDLTCEDALGYAPEALKVAVKDHVSRYAAVCRTPGRTAADIRAAAKEAARLAVRQEPSEQGPFTVAVEFDAEHLAMAATVVPGVARIGERKVAYTNGTMYEAIRTFKAVTTIASAAVEEQYG from the coding sequence ATGAAGATCCTCATCAGTGCCGACATGGAAGGCGCCACCGGGGTCACCTGGCCCGCCGACGTGCTGCCGGGGACGCCGCAGTGGGAGCGGTGCCGGGGGATGTTCACCTCCGACGTGAACGCCGCCGCCCAGGGCTTCTTCGACGGCGGCGCCGACCAGGTGCTCGTGAACGAGGCCCACTGGACCATGCGCAACCTGCTGCTGGAGAACCTGGACGAGCGGGTCGAGATGCTGACCGGACGGCACAAGGCGCTGTCCATGGTGGAGGGCGTCCAGCACGGCGACGTCGACGGCGTCGCCTTCCTCGGCTACCACACGGGGGCCGGCATGGAGGGCGTCCTCGCCCACACCTACCTCGCCAACCAGATCACCGGCGTCTGGCTCAACGACGAACGCGCCAGCGAGGGCCTGCTCAACGCGCGGGTCGTCGCGGAGTACGGGGTGCCCGTGGTGCTGGTCACCGGGGACGACCTGACCTGCGAGGACGCGCTCGGCTACGCACCCGAGGCGCTGAAGGTCGCGGTCAAGGACCATGTCTCGCGGTACGCGGCCGTCTGCCGTACCCCGGGCCGCACCGCCGCCGACATCCGCGCGGCGGCCAAGGAGGCGGCGCGGCTCGCGGTGCGCCAGGAGCCGTCGGAGCAGGGGCCGTTCACGGTCGCCGTGGAGTTCGACGCCGAGCATCTGGCGATGGCCGCCACTGTGGTGCCCGGGGTCGCGCGGATCGGGGAGCGCAAGGTGGCGTACACCAACGGCACGATGTACGAGGCGATTCGCACGTTCAAGGCGGTCACCACGATCGCCTCGGCCGCCGTGGAGGAGCAGTATGGCTGA
- a CDS encoding class I SAM-dependent methyltransferase has product MNVSDGYRSNWESFWRETSDEEGDAIWDSDPALTAGPHSDLLLPHAEAGRVIVDLGCGNGTQTRYLATRFARAVGVDLSDAAIDHARRATAGAAAEFEQLDLTDTDAVRDLHDRLGDSNVYMRAVIHQSEPAARPLVAAAVAELLGEAGRAFVVELTSASRDVLKRAADGPAGPPPKLRRVFHHDLKPADAGDEEIPRLLAEAGLKILATGETVLPQTEHFPDGTRIDLPARWFVLARE; this is encoded by the coding sequence GTGAACGTTTCCGACGGCTACCGCTCCAACTGGGAGAGTTTCTGGCGTGAGACCTCCGACGAGGAGGGTGACGCGATCTGGGACTCCGACCCCGCGCTGACCGCCGGGCCGCACAGCGATCTCCTGCTGCCGCACGCCGAGGCCGGCCGCGTCATCGTGGACCTGGGCTGCGGCAACGGCACCCAGACCCGCTACCTCGCCACCCGGTTCGCCCGCGCGGTCGGCGTCGACCTCTCGGACGCCGCGATCGACCACGCCCGCCGGGCCACGGCCGGGGCCGCCGCCGAGTTCGAGCAGCTGGACCTGACCGACACCGACGCCGTGCGCGACCTGCACGACCGGCTCGGGGACAGCAACGTCTACATGCGCGCCGTCATCCACCAGAGCGAGCCCGCCGCCCGGCCCCTGGTCGCCGCCGCCGTGGCCGAGCTGCTCGGTGAGGCGGGCCGGGCCTTCGTCGTGGAACTGACCTCCGCGTCCCGTGACGTCCTGAAGCGGGCGGCCGACGGCCCCGCCGGGCCGCCGCCGAAGCTCCGCCGCGTCTTCCACCACGACCTCAAGCCGGCGGACGCCGGGGACGAGGAGATCCCCCGCCTGCTGGCCGAGGCGGGACTGAAGATCCTGGCCACCGGCGAGACGGTCCTGCCGCAGACCGAGCACTTCCCGGACGGCACCCGTATCGACCTGCCGGCCCGGTGGTTCGTGCTGGCGCGCGAGTGA
- a CDS encoding GNAT family N-acetyltransferase, whose protein sequence is MPHTAPHYLAQGPRVAVRRFRMEDGGEFTARSRESKDLHRPWLVMPDNDEAYAAYAGRLLGDAARAGFLVCERDSWDIAGFININNIVRGGFQCGALGYGAFAHAAGRGLMREGLELVIGYAFGPLGLHRLEINVQPGNTASIALARGAGFRLEGFSPAMIQVDGEWRDHERWALTAEMRG, encoded by the coding sequence ATGCCGCACACCGCACCCCACTACCTCGCCCAGGGCCCCCGGGTGGCCGTCCGCCGGTTCCGGATGGAGGACGGCGGTGAGTTCACCGCGCGGTCCAGGGAGAGCAAGGACCTGCACCGGCCGTGGCTGGTGATGCCGGACAACGACGAGGCGTACGCCGCCTACGCCGGGCGGCTGCTCGGCGACGCCGCGCGGGCCGGGTTCCTGGTGTGCGAGCGGGACAGCTGGGACATCGCCGGGTTCATCAACATCAACAACATCGTCCGGGGCGGCTTCCAGTGCGGGGCGCTCGGCTACGGGGCGTTCGCGCACGCGGCCGGGCGGGGGCTGATGCGGGAGGGCCTTGAGCTGGTGATCGGATACGCCTTCGGGCCGCTCGGGCTGCACCGGCTGGAGATCAACGTGCAGCCCGGCAACACCGCGTCCATCGCGCTCGCGCGCGGCGCCGGGTTCCGGCTGGAGGGCTTCTCGCCCGCCATGATCCAGGTCGACGGGGAGTGGCGCGACCACGAGCGCTGGGCGCTCACCGCGGAGATGCGCGGCTGA
- a CDS encoding M20/M25/M40 family metallo-hydrolase: MADQQALDEVVEFTSELIRIDTTNRGGGDCRERPAAEYAAERLAGAGLEPLVLERTPGRGNVVARVPGTDPSADALLVHGHLDVVPAEAADWSVHPFSGEVRDGVVWGRGAVDMKNMDAMILAVLRGWARQGVRPRRDLVIAFTADEEASAEDGSGFLADRHPELFEGCTEAIGESGAFTFHDGTGREIYPVAAGERGTGWLRLSAGGRAGHGSKVNRENAVTRLAAAVTRIGEHQWPLRITPTVRAALTELAELYGLEADFDDMELLLDKLGPAAKLVESTVRNSATPTMLEAGYKVNVIPGEAHAHIDGRFLPGGEEEFESTLDRLTGPDVDWEYVHREVALQAPLDAALFGKMRAAVEEFAPGAHVVPYCMSGGTDAKQFSRLGIAGYGFAPLRLPEGFDYQALFHGVDERVPVEALQFGVRVLDRFLRTA; the protein is encoded by the coding sequence ATGGCTGACCAGCAAGCGCTGGACGAGGTGGTCGAGTTCACCTCCGAGCTGATCCGGATCGACACCACCAACCGGGGCGGCGGCGACTGCCGGGAGCGGCCCGCCGCCGAGTACGCGGCCGAGCGGCTCGCCGGTGCCGGGCTCGAACCGCTGGTGCTGGAGCGGACACCGGGGCGCGGCAACGTCGTCGCCCGGGTGCCGGGCACCGACCCGTCCGCCGACGCGCTGCTGGTCCACGGACACTTGGACGTGGTGCCCGCCGAAGCCGCCGACTGGAGCGTGCACCCCTTCTCCGGCGAGGTCCGCGACGGTGTGGTCTGGGGGCGCGGCGCGGTCGACATGAAGAACATGGACGCGATGATCCTGGCCGTGCTGCGCGGCTGGGCCCGGCAGGGCGTACGGCCGCGCCGGGACCTCGTCATCGCCTTCACCGCCGACGAGGAGGCCAGCGCCGAGGACGGCTCCGGCTTCCTCGCCGACCGGCACCCCGAGCTGTTCGAGGGCTGTACGGAGGCCATCGGGGAGTCCGGCGCCTTCACCTTCCACGACGGCACCGGGCGCGAGATCTACCCCGTCGCGGCGGGGGAGCGGGGCACCGGCTGGCTGCGGCTCAGCGCGGGCGGCCGTGCCGGGCACGGCTCCAAGGTGAACCGGGAGAACGCGGTGACCCGGCTTGCCGCCGCCGTCACCCGGATCGGCGAGCACCAGTGGCCGCTGCGCATCACCCCGACCGTACGGGCCGCGCTCACGGAACTCGCGGAACTGTACGGTCTGGAAGCCGACTTCGACGACATGGAACTGCTGCTGGACAAGCTCGGCCCGGCCGCCAAGCTGGTCGAGTCCACCGTCCGCAACAGCGCCACCCCGACGATGCTGGAAGCCGGTTACAAGGTCAACGTCATCCCCGGCGAGGCCCACGCGCACATCGACGGGCGCTTCCTGCCGGGCGGCGAGGAGGAGTTCGAGTCCACGTTGGACCGGCTCACCGGACCGGACGTCGACTGGGAGTACGTGCACCGCGAGGTCGCCCTCCAAGCCCCGCTGGACGCAGCGCTGTTCGGCAAGATGCGTGCGGCCGTCGAGGAGTTCGCGCCGGGCGCGCACGTCGTCCCGTACTGCATGTCCGGCGGTACCGACGCCAAGCAGTTCTCCCGGCTCGGCATCGCGGGCTACGGGTTCGCACCGCTGCGGCTGCCCGAAGGCTTCGACTACCAGGCGCTGTTCCACGGGGTGGACGAACGGGTGCCGGTGGAGGCGCTCCAGTTCGGCGTCCGCGTCCTCGACCGCTTCCTGCGGACGGCCTGA